AGGTTTTTGATGCCATCGCTAAAAAAACAGGCTTGAAAAAATAAAAAACAAGGCGGCTAAAAACCGCCTCGTTTCATTCAGAAGGTGATAATATGGGAGAACTGATTTTTCACATCATACTACTCGTTGTAATAGGTTTATTTTTTAAAGAGTCTCTTGTCATTGATACCGAGAGAGTATCAGATCCTGTTGGACCTGCAGGATTTCCTCAAGGGATTATCGTGATCTGTGCTGTTTTGCTTTTGATTTCTTTATACCAAGCGGTTCGAAAGTATACGAACAGAGATAAAACGGTTTCATCGGAAAAACCGGCGGAGTTAAGTAAAGAGTTTATGGGTATCTTAGCGGCCATTTCTATTTATTTGCTAGTTGTGGACTATTTAGGATTTATTCTTTGTACGATTTTATTTTTTATTGCGTTATATGCTCTGCTCGGCAGAGGTATTAGTTTTAAGGAAACAGCCAGATCGGTTGTATTCTCTTTCGGTTTTACTTTAGTTTTTGGAACTCTCTTGAATCTTCAGCTCCCAAGAGGTATCGAGATCTTAAAAACATTCAGCTATTGGATCTATTAATAGAAGAAAGGAGGAAGCAGAATGGATTTTCAGTTACTTATAGATGGATTATTAACCACCCTTTCGCCAGTTAACTTACTTCTGGTCATTCTAGGGATGATGGCTGGTATTATATTTGGTGCTCTTCCCGGTATCAGCGCATCCATGACGATCGTCCTGTTGTTGCCTTTTACTTACTATTTAGGCATTATACCGTCCATTATCTTGCTTGTAGCTGTCTATATGGGGTCAGCTTATGGTGGGGCGATTACAGCCATTTTATTTAATACACCGGGTGACCCTGCAGCCGTCGTCACGGCGATGGATGGATATCCTATGACCAAACAAGGGAAAGCTGGCCGAGCATTAGGGCTGTCGATCAGTGCGGGTGCAGTTGGCGGAATTTTCTCTATTATTGTCATGTTATTTTTATCCCCGCCTTTATCAGCTTTTGCTCTGAAAATTCAAAGTGCTGAATATTTTGCTTTAGCTGTTTTGGGTATGACGCTGATTGCTTCTATAGGAAGGAAAAATCCTATTCGAACGCTTATATCAGGAGGTATTGGGATTCTATTAGCCACTATAGGTTTGGACCCTATGACAGGTGCTGAACGTTTAACTTTCGGTGATATTCACTTAATGAATGGGATTGACTTTATCCCGATTATGATCGGGGCCTTTGCCTTTGCAGAGGTTCTGTCCCAAGTCGTCGAAAGGAATAGCAGTGGATCGTTTAACATGAGCAGCAAAATCCCTCTTGAGGGGTTAAAACTAAAAGATATGTGGTACCATCGGTGGTGTGTACTTCGCGCTTCTGTAATTGGAACTATGATTGGTATTTTACCAGGTACAGGAGGTTCCATTGCATCCATCGTGAGTTATGGAGTGGAAATGAGAACCAGTAAAAATCCGGAGAAATTTGGAAAAGGCGCAGAAGAAGGAGTTGTAGCTCCTGAAACGGCTAATAATGCAGCTGCTGGAGGATCCATGATTCCGATGCTGACGCTGGGTATTCCGGGAAGCCCAACAACAGCGGTCATTTTAGCCGCGCTAACTCTTCAAGGATTACAGCCAGGACCACAAATGATGACCGAGCAGCCTTTACTTTTATATGTTATTTTCTTCTCGATGCTTCTGGCTAGTATCGCTGCTTTTATTGGAGGAAGATTAGGAGTTCAAATTTTTGCTTTGATGACCCGTCTTCCTTATTCCGTGCTAGGACCTACTGTATTAGGATTCTCAATCGTTGGGGCTTATGCGGTAGATAACGATTTATTCCAGGTGTGGATTGCGTTACTGTTCGGAGTGATTGGATATTTTATGACCAAATACGATTTTGCTCCCTCTGCGATGATTCTAGGATTGGTACTTGGGAAAATGATGGAGGAGACGTTCAGAAGGCATTTGTTAGTGACAAATGGCGATTATGCATCCTTTGTTACTAACCCCATTTCAGGTGTTATTCTGCTCA
This Ammoniphilus sp. CFH 90114 DNA region includes the following protein-coding sequences:
- a CDS encoding tripartite tricarboxylate transporter TctB family protein, which produces MGELIFHIILLVVIGLFFKESLVIDTERVSDPVGPAGFPQGIIVICAVLLLISLYQAVRKYTNRDKTVSSEKPAELSKEFMGILAAISIYLLVVDYLGFILCTILFFIALYALLGRGISFKETARSVVFSFGFTLVFGTLLNLQLPRGIEILKTFSYWIY
- a CDS encoding tripartite tricarboxylate transporter permease, which gives rise to MDFQLLIDGLLTTLSPVNLLLVILGMMAGIIFGALPGISASMTIVLLLPFTYYLGIIPSIILLVAVYMGSAYGGAITAILFNTPGDPAAVVTAMDGYPMTKQGKAGRALGLSISAGAVGGIFSIIVMLFLSPPLSAFALKIQSAEYFALAVLGMTLIASIGRKNPIRTLISGGIGILLATIGLDPMTGAERLTFGDIHLMNGIDFIPIMIGAFAFAEVLSQVVERNSSGSFNMSSKIPLEGLKLKDMWYHRWCVLRASVIGTMIGILPGTGGSIASIVSYGVEMRTSKNPEKFGKGAEEGVVAPETANNAAAGGSMIPMLTLGIPGSPTTAVILAALTLQGLQPGPQMMTEQPLLLYVIFFSMLLASIAAFIGGRLGVQIFALMTRLPYSVLGPTVLGFSIVGAYAVDNDLFQVWIALLFGVIGYFMTKYDFAPSAMILGLVLGKMMEETFRRHLLVTNGDYASFVTNPISGVILLIAVLGALYPLISKLVKKNSPNDLTQ